A single genomic interval of Peribacillus sp. FSL H8-0477 harbors:
- a CDS encoding type II toxin-antitoxin system HicB family antitoxin produces MTTYAAVYYYEAHPNKEEDYTVHVFFPDLQAVGLPAITTGDNRDDAKEAAEDFLAISMDMAADEEILLPVPTPIEKIELADFIESEDIKPFRIELDYVTV; encoded by the coding sequence ATGACTACATATGCAGCTGTTTACTATTATGAAGCACACCCAAATAAAGAAGAAGACTATACAGTTCATGTCTTTTTCCCCGATTTACAAGCAGTTGGACTGCCGGCAATCACGACGGGAGACAATCGTGATGACGCCAAAGAAGCAGCTGAGGATTTCCTTGCTATTTCTATGGATATGGCTGCTGACGAAGAAATACTGCTTCCTGTACCTACACCCATTGAAAAGATTGAGCTTGCAGACTTTATTGAGAGTGAAGACATTAAACCTTTTCGAATTGAATTAGATTACGTGACTGTATAA
- a CDS encoding sensor domain-containing diguanylate cyclase, with protein sequence MLVPPITDERTFSKIMGELLDVANLVIGEKPFLISYINERTYKSLKVMNHEVFTEGMMVPIEKTYCHQVYKNKKPIVVDDIENAVKDDRKQMVKKLNLCSYAGVPILLGDGSVFGTFCVFDQQPNMFDEKTISILEKLASFLAYAIDLQIINAKDPMTGLYNRRFWDKVYDDLPEHDGVRSIAIMDLDSLKQVNDQLGHETGDQLIRTFSKIIHETIPWDAYGFRIGGDEFSIVFYNKNTDQSKPFIDEIMTKCHHADIKLSAGMTDTQKTPYENLVTRADQLLYEAKSKGKNQLSEG encoded by the coding sequence ATGCTTGTGCCACCGATAACCGATGAGCGAACATTCTCTAAGATAATGGGCGAACTATTAGATGTTGCCAACCTCGTAATAGGTGAGAAGCCTTTTCTGATCAGTTATATTAATGAACGTACGTATAAATCTCTAAAGGTAATGAATCATGAAGTATTCACAGAAGGAATGATGGTACCTATTGAAAAAACGTATTGCCATCAAGTTTATAAAAATAAGAAACCAATCGTAGTGGATGATATAGAAAATGCTGTCAAAGATGACAGAAAGCAAATGGTGAAAAAGCTTAATCTATGTTCATATGCAGGAGTGCCTATCCTTTTAGGTGATGGCTCTGTATTTGGAACATTCTGCGTGTTTGATCAACAACCTAATATGTTTGACGAAAAAACAATCAGTATCTTAGAGAAACTTGCCTCTTTTCTAGCATATGCGATTGATTTGCAAATCATAAATGCGAAAGACCCCATGACAGGCTTATACAATCGAAGGTTCTGGGATAAAGTATATGATGATCTTCCTGAACATGATGGGGTGCGTTCGATTGCCATCATGGATTTGGACTCCTTAAAACAGGTTAATGATCAATTAGGTCATGAAACAGGTGACCAATTAATTAGAACCTTCAGTAAGATCATTCATGAAACAATTCCCTGGGATGCGTATGGTTTTCGAATAGGAGGAGATGAATTCAGTATTGTCTTTTATAATAAAAATACGGATCAATCAAAACCGTTTATCGATGAGATTATGACGAAATGTCATCATGCAGACATTAAGCTTTCAGCAGGTATGACAGATACCCAAAAAACTCCTTATGAAAACTTAGTTACTAGGGCTGATCAATTATTATATGAGGCTAAAAGCAAAGGAAAGAACCAACTAAGTGAAGGGTAA
- a CDS encoding phage holin family protein, which translates to MNIIFRFLISGLILLIIDWLLDSISIASYGTALLAVFLLSIMNLLVKPFLHLISLPITILTFGLFSFVINALTFYITAFFIDGFVISSFWGALIGSILLGFTQGLLTKKE; encoded by the coding sequence ATGAACATTATTTTTCGGTTTTTAATAAGCGGCCTCATTCTTCTCATCATTGATTGGCTTCTTGATTCAATATCTATTGCCTCATATGGGACTGCTTTACTTGCTGTTTTCTTACTCAGCATTATGAATTTACTCGTTAAGCCCTTTCTCCATCTTATTTCTTTGCCCATTACGATTTTAACTTTCGGATTGTTTTCATTTGTGATTAACGCACTTACCTTCTATATAACGGCTTTCTTTATTGATGGGTTTGTCATCTCCTCTTTTTGGGGTGCACTTATTGGTTCAATTTTGTTAGGATTTACGCAAGGTCTGCTTACAAAAAAGGAGTAA
- a CDS encoding amino acid permease, giving the protein MQNTKEDPQLQRGLEERHITLMSLGAAIGVGLFLGSASAIKLAGPGIIVSYAIGGFIIYLVMRALGEMAIKNPVAGSFSRYARDYIGPFAGYITGWNYWFLWIVTCMAEITAVGIYMQFWFPDTPQWAWALAALLIMTTVNFLSVKAYGELEYWFALIKIITIVLMIIVGFGMIFFGLGNGGDAIGFANLFEHGGFLPNGVTGLIMSFQMVMFAYLGIEMLGVTAGEVKNPEKNLKRAINTVFYRIMIFYVLSLTVILSIYPWDAITGQNSPFVLTFEKIGIPGAAGIVQFVVLTAALSSCNSGIFSTARMLFNLAQQGESPKQFQRTTKSGVPGIAIIVSAIVLLFGVYLNYIVSDKVFGYVTSVATFGALWTWGTILITQLKSRKIMSKQDLNRLQFKMPLFPLTSYVALAFLLFVTVVLAFSPVTRIALIVGPLWLGFLTIIYFASGLHKRN; this is encoded by the coding sequence ATGCAGAATACTAAAGAAGATCCTCAACTACAAAGGGGGCTTGAAGAACGGCATATTACACTAATGTCGCTTGGTGCTGCCATAGGCGTTGGCCTGTTTCTCGGATCCGCTTCTGCAATCAAGCTTGCTGGACCAGGAATTATCGTTTCTTATGCCATTGGCGGATTTATCATTTACTTGGTCATGAGAGCATTAGGAGAAATGGCCATAAAAAATCCCGTAGCAGGCTCATTCAGCCGATATGCACGAGATTACATAGGTCCATTTGCGGGTTATATCACAGGATGGAATTATTGGTTTTTATGGATTGTTACCTGTATGGCAGAGATTACGGCTGTAGGTATCTATATGCAGTTTTGGTTTCCAGATACCCCACAATGGGCTTGGGCTCTTGCTGCCTTACTTATTATGACAACCGTTAATTTTCTTTCTGTCAAAGCATATGGAGAATTAGAATACTGGTTTGCCTTAATTAAGATTATTACTATCGTCTTAATGATTATCGTAGGTTTCGGTATGATTTTCTTTGGTCTTGGTAATGGTGGAGATGCAATTGGTTTTGCTAATCTCTTTGAACATGGCGGTTTCTTACCTAATGGTGTTACAGGTCTCATTATGTCTTTCCAAATGGTTATGTTCGCTTATTTAGGAATTGAAATGCTTGGAGTTACTGCAGGAGAAGTAAAGAATCCTGAGAAAAACTTAAAACGAGCAATTAATACCGTCTTTTATCGTATTATGATTTTTTACGTTCTCTCTCTAACTGTCATCCTATCGATTTATCCATGGGATGCTATAACGGGACAAAATAGTCCATTTGTTTTAACCTTTGAAAAAATAGGGATTCCAGGTGCTGCTGGCATTGTTCAGTTTGTTGTTCTAACTGCTGCACTATCGTCATGCAACAGCGGAATTTTCAGCACGGCTAGAATGCTGTTCAATTTGGCTCAGCAAGGCGAGTCTCCGAAACAATTTCAGCGTACAACTAAGTCTGGCGTACCAGGTATAGCGATTATTGTCTCAGCAATCGTTCTCTTGTTCGGTGTTTATTTAAATTATATCGTTTCGGATAAGGTATTTGGCTATGTCACTAGTGTTGCAACTTTTGGAGCCCTTTGGACATGGGGAACTATTCTCATCACACAGTTAAAATCACGTAAGATTATGAGTAAACAAGATTTAAACAGGCTGCAATTCAAAATGCCGCTATTTCCCTTGACCTCATACGTTGCACTTGCATTCTTACTGTTTGTAACAGTTGTACTAGCTTTTTCTCCTGTCACACGGATTGCCTTAATTGTAGGTCCTCTCTGGCTTGGATTTTTGACTATCATTTATTTTGCCAGCGGCCTTCATAAACGCAATTAA
- a CDS encoding DUF4349 domain-containing protein, producing MLKKSIFLITVLMCLSILLLGCSNDPAKGSKDSGENKISKNDTLSNNEADTSSETEDKSAKEGEKIESERMVIHQAELYLKIKSLEKTSRWIEKKVEQYGGYIVESTLSHEEEMEEEMSGSTIVRIPEEYFQDFLHDTEGEAAKVLSRTVTGQDVTEQYVDLESTLKSKRVVEARLLEFMKQAKKTEDLLKISADLAQVQEELEVVTGKMKYLENQTAYATVSLQLIQNGVVVPEVSNKNLDTWDKTKKQLAESTNYILAAGSWLIVFIIGNLPILVILGGITWLVIWNRRRRKN from the coding sequence ATGCTGAAAAAGTCCATATTTTTAATAACGGTCCTTATGTGCCTTTCTATACTCTTGCTGGGATGTAGTAATGACCCTGCAAAGGGGTCGAAGGATTCGGGTGAGAACAAAATTTCTAAAAATGATACACTCTCTAACAATGAAGCAGACACTAGTTCCGAGACTGAAGATAAGTCCGCCAAAGAGGGAGAAAAGATTGAATCTGAACGGATGGTCATTCACCAGGCTGAATTATACTTAAAAATAAAAAGTCTAGAGAAAACAAGCAGATGGATAGAAAAAAAGGTAGAACAGTATGGAGGATATATTGTTGAATCGACACTATCACATGAGGAAGAAATGGAAGAAGAAATGAGTGGGTCGACTATCGTCCGAATCCCCGAAGAATATTTTCAAGATTTTTTACATGATACAGAAGGTGAAGCAGCAAAGGTTTTGAGCAGAACGGTTACGGGACAGGATGTAACGGAACAATATGTGGACTTAGAATCGACACTGAAGTCAAAACGTGTCGTAGAAGCAAGATTGCTTGAATTTATGAAACAAGCTAAAAAGACTGAGGATTTATTAAAAATCTCAGCTGATCTTGCTCAGGTTCAAGAAGAATTAGAAGTAGTAACGGGGAAAATGAAATACCTCGAAAATCAAACCGCATATGCTACAGTATCATTACAGCTCATTCAAAATGGCGTAGTAGTTCCAGAAGTAAGCAATAAAAATTTAGATACATGGGATAAAACAAAAAAACAACTTGCTGAAAGTACAAACTATATCCTTGCTGCAGGATCGTGGCTAATCGTTTTTATCATTGGTAATCTACCCATACTAGTTATTTTAGGCGGAATTACATGGCTGGTTATATGGAATAGGAGAAGACGAAAAAATTAA
- a CDS encoding TspO/MBR family protein, whose protein sequence is MTLLTVNGETDIQRLIKNILIPIVGGSLVGILATRKAKEKYRKLDTPSYSPPSWVFPVAWTGLYTTMGIARYRVSLKEKQESLPESAPLYNVQLGLNFLWSFLFFRWGLRGTAFIEMAIMLSLITITSYKYYQRDKIAGALMIPYIGWVTYALGLNYSIWQKN, encoded by the coding sequence TTGACTCTTCTAACTGTAAATGGCGAAACGGATATTCAAAGATTAATCAAAAATATCTTGATTCCAATTGTTGGTGGTTCATTAGTCGGAATATTGGCTACAAGAAAGGCGAAAGAAAAATACCGAAAGCTGGATACACCCTCATACTCTCCTCCTTCTTGGGTATTTCCTGTCGCATGGACTGGTCTGTATACCACAATGGGAATAGCTCGATACCGAGTATCTTTAAAAGAAAAACAAGAATCTCTCCCTGAATCTGCTCCCCTGTACAATGTGCAGCTTGGGCTGAACTTCCTCTGGTCCTTCCTGTTCTTTAGATGGGGACTACGCGGTACAGCATTTATTGAGATGGCGATTATGCTCTCGCTGATTACGATTACTTCCTATAAATACTATCAACGAGATAAAATAGCCGGTGCCCTAATGATTCCGTATATTGGCTGGGTTACCTATGCACTTGGATTAAATTACTCTATTTGGCAAAAAAACTAA
- a CDS encoding bifunctional 2',3'-cyclic-nucleotide 2'-phosphodiesterase/3'-nucleotidase — protein sequence METTDVHTNLLGYDYYKDAVSDTVGFAKTATLIKEARKEVKNSVLVDNGDLIQGTPLGTYKATVEPLKKGEVHPVYKAMNQLGYDMATFGNHEFNYGLDYLKEAVNDANFPYVNANVYVKDKDNNPKNDKNMYTPYKIVNKTVYDESGARKTVKVGYIGFVPPQIMDWDKANLDGKVVAKGIVESANKYVPEMKKKGADVVIALAHSGFNSDISVTDDVIYYLSKVKEIDAITFSHTHKVFPAADEKSLDALFKDSEGKVLPGVDNAKGTINGVPAVQAGYGGSNLGLIDLNLQVVKGKWEVVNSQSSTRVINDKATGFKAVEDPAVVKAVTADHKATVAYVNTPIGTTTAPIHSYFALVQDDPSIQVVTSAQKWYVEKYIKTTRPEYSNLPILSVGAPFKAGRNGVEEFTEIKKGDLTIRSAGDLYLYDNTLKAIKIKGASVKEWLEMSAGKFNKIDPSQTEEQTLLNDKFAVYNFDVIDGVSYQIDVTKPARYDEKGLKVSDANRITNLTYDGKALDLNQDFIVITNNYRASGGGNFPIKDKEYIVDSADENRQILMDYITEVKEINPTADNNWSIAPINSQVNVSFTSSPNGAAYLTENSKISYTNKLNEKGFGIYKFNLTAK from the coding sequence ATGGAAACAACGGATGTTCATACGAATCTTTTAGGATACGATTATTATAAAGATGCTGTCTCTGACACTGTTGGTTTTGCAAAAACAGCTACCCTAATAAAAGAAGCTAGAAAAGAAGTGAAAAATAGTGTCTTGGTAGACAATGGCGATCTAATCCAAGGAACTCCGCTTGGTACATATAAAGCAACTGTTGAGCCATTGAAAAAAGGAGAAGTTCATCCTGTTTATAAGGCTATGAATCAGCTTGGTTATGATATGGCGACATTCGGAAATCATGAATTTAATTACGGCCTCGACTATCTAAAGGAAGCCGTTAATGATGCGAATTTCCCATATGTGAATGCGAATGTATATGTGAAGGATAAAGACAACAATCCTAAAAATGATAAGAATATGTACACGCCATATAAAATTGTGAATAAAACAGTTTACGATGAAAGCGGCGCTCGTAAAACGGTTAAGGTCGGATATATCGGGTTTGTTCCACCGCAAATCATGGATTGGGATAAGGCAAACCTTGATGGCAAAGTTGTAGCCAAGGGAATTGTTGAAAGCGCAAACAAATACGTTCCTGAAATGAAGAAAAAGGGTGCTGATGTAGTCATTGCCCTTGCCCATTCTGGTTTTAACAGTGATATTTCTGTTACAGATGATGTTATTTATTATCTTAGTAAGGTAAAAGAAATTGACGCGATTACTTTCTCACATACACATAAGGTATTTCCAGCAGCAGATGAAAAGTCATTGGATGCCTTATTTAAAGACAGTGAAGGAAAGGTTCTTCCTGGAGTTGATAATGCAAAGGGAACCATTAATGGTGTCCCAGCGGTTCAAGCAGGATATGGGGGCAGTAATCTTGGGTTAATTGACCTAAACTTGCAAGTTGTTAAGGGAAAATGGGAAGTCGTTAATTCACAATCGTCTACACGAGTAATTAATGACAAGGCAACTGGTTTTAAAGCAGTTGAAGATCCTGCTGTCGTAAAGGCAGTTACAGCCGATCATAAAGCAACAGTTGCCTATGTGAATACACCAATCGGTACAACGACAGCTCCGATTCACAGTTATTTTGCACTTGTTCAGGATGACCCTTCTATTCAGGTTGTAACAAGTGCTCAAAAATGGTACGTGGAGAAATATATTAAAACCACCCGTCCTGAATATAGTAATTTACCGATTCTATCAGTCGGGGCACCATTTAAGGCGGGACGGAATGGTGTAGAAGAATTTACGGAAATCAAGAAAGGCGACTTAACCATTCGCAGTGCTGGAGATCTTTATTTATATGATAATACACTCAAAGCAATAAAGATTAAAGGAGCGTCAGTAAAGGAATGGCTGGAGATGTCAGCGGGCAAATTTAATAAAATTGACCCGAGTCAAACAGAAGAACAAACGCTGCTGAATGATAAGTTCGCTGTGTATAACTTCGATGTGATAGATGGAGTTTCTTATCAAATTGACGTGACTAAACCGGCTCGTTATGATGAAAAAGGTTTGAAGGTGTCTGATGCTAACCGGATTACAAACTTAACCTATGATGGAAAAGCATTAGATCTTAATCAAGATTTTATTGTAATTACGAATAATTACCGAGCTTCAGGGGGCGGTAACTTCCCTATTAAAGACAAAGAATATATCGTAGATTCAGCTGATGAAAATCGTCAAATTTTAATGGATTATATTACTGAAGTAAAAGAAATTAATCCAACGGCCGATAATAACTGGTCGATAGCGCCAATAAACAGCCAAGTAAATGTAAGTTTCACTTCGTCGCCAAATGGAGCAGCGTATTTAACGGAAAATAGTAAAATCTCTTACACTAATAAGTTAAATGAAAAAGGATTTGGCATCTATAAATTCAATTTAACAGCTAAATAA
- a CDS encoding DinB family protein, with product MLFQYNWQVREEWLQWCRGISASELTKERAGGMGSFRLTLLHIIDVEYSWVRAYMGKLDIEIDLASYYTIDEIEDLSNKLQQEYREYLSEWTHDIENQMVYASWLNQSFTKGEIIRHIIVHEIHHIGQLSIWAREMEMKPVSANFIDRGLADK from the coding sequence ATGTTATTTCAGTACAATTGGCAGGTTCGAGAGGAGTGGCTTCAGTGGTGCCGCGGCATATCTGCATCAGAGCTGACTAAGGAACGGGCTGGGGGCATGGGGAGTTTTCGGTTAACTCTTCTTCATATTATTGATGTGGAATACAGCTGGGTCCGGGCGTATATGGGAAAACTGGATATTGAAATTGATTTGGCTTCCTACTACACCATTGATGAGATTGAGGATCTTTCGAACAAACTCCAGCAGGAATATAGAGAATATCTTAGCGAATGGACGCATGATATAGAAAACCAGATGGTTTATGCCTCATGGCTTAATCAATCTTTTACAAAAGGTGAAATCATACGTCATATTATCGTTCATGAAATTCATCATATTGGCCAGCTTTCCATATGGGCAAGAGAAATGGAAATGAAACCGGTTTCTGCAAATTTTATTGATAGAGGCCTCGCCGATAAATAA
- the dnaN gene encoding DNA polymerase III subunit beta, with the protein MEFVIKRDLFIKAATDISGMTANQTVNPVLSGILLVVSSRNLTLVGSNSDIIMKQVIPVCSDDLLLIEEGYVLLPAKLFLDIMKKLPEIINVKGLSNFHIEITSGDINLRLNGLNPDDYPELPKMEAVQAITLKKSEISALFKQTAFAAAKNGTKPILCGINMSISEGEITCAATNSHRLASKRLQIANQGIRCSVILPNKGINALIRILDQAESDVSIFFTDSYMIFQIKTITMYFRLVEGNYPDVSMLIPKEHQTEISVSTKSFLEGIERASFVASSRNHTIQLIINSKTELLLVSASAELGEISERQMMHSIKNELDLKITFNGVFMTDALKTIHTTETILRFGGTMRPILITPFGDDSLLHIISPVRV; encoded by the coding sequence ATGGAGTTCGTCATAAAACGAGATTTATTCATTAAAGCAGCAACGGATATAAGTGGAATGACAGCTAATCAAACGGTAAATCCGGTCTTATCAGGAATACTGCTCGTTGTTTCAAGTAGAAACCTGACATTAGTAGGGAGTAATTCGGACATCATAATGAAACAAGTAATCCCTGTGTGTTCGGATGATTTATTATTAATTGAAGAGGGATATGTACTGCTTCCTGCAAAATTATTTTTAGACATAATGAAAAAATTACCTGAAATAATAAACGTTAAAGGACTTAGTAATTTTCATATCGAGATAACTTCTGGTGATATCAACCTTCGTCTAAATGGACTAAATCCAGACGACTACCCAGAGCTGCCCAAGATGGAAGCTGTTCAGGCTATTACACTCAAAAAAAGTGAAATTAGTGCCCTGTTTAAACAAACGGCATTTGCAGCAGCTAAAAATGGAACAAAGCCAATTTTGTGCGGTATAAACATGAGTATCAGTGAGGGGGAGATTACGTGTGCGGCAACGAATTCACATAGATTAGCCAGTAAACGGCTGCAAATAGCTAACCAAGGTATAAGGTGTTCAGTCATCCTCCCAAACAAAGGGATAAACGCATTAATAAGAATACTCGATCAAGCTGAATCAGATGTTTCAATCTTTTTCACAGACAGCTATATGATTTTTCAAATAAAAACCATCACAATGTATTTTCGATTGGTTGAGGGAAACTACCCTGATGTAAGCATGTTGATTCCAAAAGAACACCAGACAGAAATAAGCGTATCTACTAAAAGTTTTTTGGAAGGGATAGAGCGGGCAAGTTTTGTAGCTTCCAGCAGGAATCACACGATCCAATTAATCATTAACTCCAAGACAGAACTGTTATTAGTATCCGCTTCTGCAGAGTTGGGAGAAATCTCTGAAAGACAAATGATGCACAGTATTAAGAATGAGCTGGATTTGAAAATAACCTTCAATGGAGTATTCATGACTGATGCATTAAAGACCATACATACCACAGAAACAATTCTTCGTTTTGGAGGTACGATGCGGCCCATTCTTATTACACCTTTCGGAGATGATTCCTTACTGCATATCATTTCTCCAGTACGGGTTTAA
- a CDS encoding cupin, whose product MEIFTFGKKVGQVINHFDSTFIMTKILNTKAEVRINCMHLAEGGIIGYHKAVVPQLLLVVQGEGCVRGISGESVVTTGDAVFWEKGEGHETISETGMMAIVIEAETLEPAVFMKKK is encoded by the coding sequence TTGGAGATATTTACTTTTGGTAAAAAGGTTGGTCAAGTAATTAACCACTTTGATTCGACATTTATTATGACGAAAATACTCAATACAAAGGCTGAAGTACGCATAAACTGCATGCATCTGGCTGAGGGTGGAATCATTGGTTATCACAAAGCGGTCGTACCGCAATTACTTCTTGTAGTGCAGGGGGAAGGGTGCGTACGTGGTATCAGCGGGGAATCTGTGGTAACAACTGGTGATGCGGTGTTCTGGGAAAAAGGGGAGGGACATGAAACAATCAGCGAAACAGGTATGATGGCCATTGTCATAGAAGCCGAAACATTAGAACCGGCTGTATTTATGAAAAAGAAATGA
- a CDS encoding CotH kinase family protein, translating to MDDKIIEYKFDIHPKNVKKLHKDIWCDDLVPAVLIINKLKLEIHLSYRGSHIRDFKKKSYHVVFRSPSTYSNANEVHINAEYNDISLLRNKLSLDFFAELGILSPRSRYISLKLNGKNQGIYLELESVDEFFLANRGLPKGAVFYAVNDDANFSLISDLDKGVKDSLIHGYETKCGITQDEHYLQEFIIRINTIPRAAFEKEIRQYLNVEKYLKWLTGIVLTQNFDGFVHNYALYLNAETLQFEIIPWDFDATWGRDVDGRNMPPDYVRIQGFNTLTARILDVDTYRKQYQTLLFEVLKSQFTLEYLMPRIDETFQMIRPYVLNDPYLKNNLSSFDKEPEVISRFIVNRAHYIYQNLNQLD from the coding sequence ATGGATGACAAGATAATTGAGTATAAATTTGATATTCATCCGAAAAATGTAAAGAAACTTCATAAGGATATTTGGTGTGATGACCTAGTACCGGCTGTGTTAATAATAAACAAACTGAAACTGGAGATTCATCTTTCTTACCGGGGCTCTCATATACGAGATTTCAAAAAAAAATCGTACCACGTAGTGTTCCGCAGTCCGAGTACCTACAGCAATGCCAATGAAGTTCATATTAATGCGGAATACAATGACATTTCTCTTTTACGAAATAAATTGTCATTGGATTTCTTTGCAGAACTGGGCATCTTGTCACCTCGCTCACGCTATATTTCACTTAAATTAAACGGTAAAAACCAAGGGATCTATTTAGAACTTGAATCTGTAGATGAATTTTTTCTCGCAAATAGAGGCCTGCCAAAAGGAGCTGTTTTCTATGCAGTAAATGATGATGCTAATTTCTCACTCATTAGTGACTTAGATAAAGGGGTTAAGGACTCGCTCATACATGGTTACGAAACGAAGTGTGGAATTACTCAGGATGAACACTATCTGCAGGAATTTATTATTCGGATAAATACGATTCCAAGGGCAGCATTTGAAAAGGAAATTCGACAATATCTCAATGTTGAGAAATATCTTAAGTGGCTTACTGGAATTGTTCTTACGCAGAATTTTGATGGATTTGTTCATAACTATGCCTTGTATTTAAATGCGGAAACACTTCAGTTCGAAATCATCCCATGGGATTTTGATGCCACCTGGGGAAGGGACGTTGATGGAAGAAACATGCCGCCGGATTATGTACGCATTCAAGGATTTAATACCTTAACAGCTCGGATTTTGGATGTAGATACCTACCGCAAACAATATCAGACGCTTCTTTTTGAAGTGTTAAAGAGCCAGTTTACTCTTGAATATTTAATGCCTCGTATCGATGAGACCTTTCAAATGATTCGACCGTATGTCCTTAACGACCCATATTTAAAAAACAACCTCTCCTCTTTTGATAAAGAACCAGAAGTTATATCACGATTTATCGTCAATCGAGCACACTATATATACCAGAATTTAAATCAACTCGACTAG
- a CDS encoding histidine phosphatase family protein has protein sequence MKIGLVRHFKVAKPLPRGIYITPDYLNQWFLDYDLADIEYGSTELGEIIWSQCYVSDMPRAIKTAKHIYTRNDIIQTDKLRELPAPKYKGKFGLPFILWAVRIRLAPFFNRETRIAVADAKKRIGATLDAIHEQGSENVLIVSHAALMVYMRKELLKRGFTGPSFSTPNNGELYIFEK, from the coding sequence ATGAAGATAGGCTTAGTGAGACATTTTAAAGTAGCAAAGCCCTTACCTAGGGGAATATACATAACACCAGACTATCTGAATCAATGGTTTTTAGATTATGATTTAGCGGATATTGAATATGGTTCTACAGAACTTGGTGAGATTATCTGGTCTCAATGCTATGTCAGTGATATGCCAAGGGCCATAAAAACCGCCAAACATATTTATACTAGAAATGATATTATTCAGACGGACAAGCTTCGTGAACTGCCAGCACCAAAATATAAAGGAAAGTTTGGACTTCCTTTTATACTTTGGGCTGTGCGAATTCGATTAGCGCCTTTTTTTAATAGAGAAACACGTATAGCAGTTGCAGATGCCAAGAAACGAATTGGAGCAACGCTTGACGCTATCCATGAACAAGGCAGTGAAAATGTTCTGATTGTCAGTCATGCAGCTTTGATGGTATATATGCGTAAAGAACTGTTAAAACGAGGCTTTACCGGCCCTTCATTTTCGACACCCAACAATGGTGAACTATATATTTTCGAAAAGTAA